A region from the Oncorhynchus clarkii lewisi isolate Uvic-CL-2024 chromosome 8, UVic_Ocla_1.0, whole genome shotgun sequence genome encodes:
- the LOC139415576 gene encoding clavesin-2-like, translating into MAHLQAGLSPETLEKAKVELKENPDTLHQDIQEVRDMIITRPDIGFLRTEDAFILRFLRARKFNHFESFRLLAQYFEYRQQNLDMFKNLKATDPGIKQALKDGFPGVLTNLDRYGRKILILFAANWDQSRYTFVDILRSILLSLESMIEDPELQVNGFVLIIDWSNFTFKQASKLTPSMLRLAIEGLQDSFPARFGGIHFVNQPWYIHALYTVIRPFLKDKTRKRIFMHGNNLNSLHQLMHPEILPSELGGMMPPYDMGTWARTLLDHAYDEETEYCPESYSLSVKDLEKDLSPKTMKRSQSVVEPGVLKRPEKVKSEEENMQPLLSLD; encoded by the exons ATGGCTCACTTGCAAGCGGGCTTGTCTCCAGAAACCCTGGAGAAAGCCAAGGTGGAGTTAAAGGAGAACCCCGACACTCTACATCAGGACATTCAGGAGGTGAGGGACATGATCATCACCCGCCCAGACATAGGCTTTCTTAGGACAGAAGATGCTTTCATCCTGCGCTTTCTCCGAGCGCGGAAATTTAATCATTTCGAGTCGTTTCGCCTCTTGGCCCAGTATTTCGAATATCGTCAGCAAAATCTGGATATGTTTAAAAACCTCAAAGCAACCGACCCGGGAATCAAGCAAGCTCTCAAAGACGGATTTCCGGGGGTGCTGACCAACTTGGACAGATATGGCAGGAAAATACTGATTCTCTTTGCTGCTAACTGGGACCAGAGCAG GTATACATTTGTGGATATACTGCGATCTATTCTGTTGTCGCTGGAGTCCATGATAGAAGACCCAGAGCTACAGGTGAATGGATTTGTCCTGATCATCGACTGGAGCAACTTCACGTTCAAACAAGCCTCCAAACTAACACCGAGTATGCTGAGACTGGCTATAGAAGGTCTACAG GACAGCTTTCCTGCGAGGTTCGGAGGAATCCATTTTGTGAACCAGCCGTGGTACATCCACGCCCTGTACACTGTCATACGACCCTTTCTGAAGGACAAGACAAGAAAAAGG ATCTTCATGCATGGGAACAACCTGAACAGCCTTCACCAGCTCATGCACCCTGAGATCCTGCCCTCTGAGCTGGGTGGGATGATGCCCCCCTACGACATGGGCACCTGGGCCCGCACCCTCCTGGACCACGCCTATGATGAGGAGACTGAGTACTGCCCCGAGTCCTACTCCCTGTCTGTCAAAGACCTGGAGAAAGACCTGTCTCCCAAAACCATGAAGAG GTCTCAGTCGGTGGTGGAGCCCGGAGTTCTTAAACGGCCAGAAAAGGTGAAGAGTGAGGAGGAGAACATGCAGCCTCTGCTCTCGCTGGACTAA